In a single window of the Phycisphaerales bacterium genome:
- a CDS encoding DUF1501 domain-containing protein, translating into MVPDSIFTTRRDFLSGSLRLLSASATLPLFLGQTASALPQTAPRRGREDSQRVLVVVQLAGGNDGLNTVIPYEHELYYRYRRQLAVPRNDVLALANGVGLHPSAAGLKALYDVGQLAIVQGVGYPNPNRSHFVSMDIWHTADPQQRRTQGWLGRYMDACCAGSDPPAPIQGIALMQEAPLALQGDTFTALAFSNPDELVWRAGRRDPRAQATFDQLNNRTGDIPQDGPQLARYLQRTALDAQLGADQIRSAAGNTRIGRAPRGPGGNPLSAQLALVARMIQADLPTRIYYVSLGGFDTHTGQAGRHRTLLQQLGDGLQDFLDTLAEAKLLDRVLVLSFSEFGRRVQENASGGTDHGAAAPVFLCGSKVRPGLHEPHPDLAKLDRGDLAFGVDFRRVYATILRDWLGLPPRDLSKVIGTGYAPLRLLKA; encoded by the coding sequence ATGGTTCCCGACTCGATCTTTACGACCCGCCGCGACTTTCTCTCCGGCAGTCTGCGCTTGCTCAGCGCCTCGGCCACCCTCCCGCTGTTTCTCGGGCAGACAGCGAGTGCGCTACCGCAGACCGCCCCCCGCCGTGGGCGGGAGGATTCACAGCGGGTTCTGGTCGTGGTGCAGCTCGCGGGCGGCAATGACGGGCTTAACACCGTGATTCCCTATGAGCACGAGCTGTACTACCGCTACCGCCGCCAGCTCGCGGTGCCGCGCAACGACGTGCTCGCGCTGGCGAACGGCGTCGGTCTGCACCCGTCCGCGGCGGGACTGAAGGCGTTGTACGACGTCGGGCAACTCGCGATCGTACAGGGCGTGGGCTATCCCAACCCGAACCGCAGCCACTTCGTAAGCATGGACATCTGGCACACGGCCGATCCGCAGCAGCGCCGGACCCAGGGCTGGCTCGGGCGCTACATGGATGCCTGTTGTGCCGGCAGCGACCCGCCGGCCCCGATCCAGGGCATCGCCCTGATGCAGGAAGCCCCACTGGCTCTGCAGGGCGACACGTTCACCGCGCTCGCGTTCAGCAACCCCGATGAACTCGTGTGGCGCGCCGGGCGGCGCGATCCGCGTGCCCAGGCCACCTTTGACCAACTCAACAACCGCACCGGCGACATCCCCCAGGATGGTCCGCAATTGGCCCGCTACCTGCAGCGCACCGCGCTCGACGCGCAGCTCGGTGCGGACCAGATCCGCTCCGCCGCCGGCAACACGCGCATCGGTCGCGCACCGCGCGGCCCAGGTGGCAACCCCCTCAGCGCGCAATTAGCGCTGGTCGCCCGGATGATCCAAGCCGACCTGCCGACACGCATTTACTATGTGTCCCTCGGTGGGTTCGACACACACACGGGCCAGGCCGGCCGCCACCGCACCTTGCTCCAACAACTCGGCGATGGGCTGCAGGATTTTCTCGATACGCTGGCAGAGGCCAAACTGCTCGACCGTGTGCTAGTGCTCAGCTTCTCCGAATTCGGCCGACGCGTGCAGGAGAACGCCAGCGGAGGGACGGATCACGGCGCGGCTGCACCGGTGTTTTTGTGCGGGTCCAAGGTGCGGCCGGGGCTGCACGAGCCGCACCCCGACCTCGCGAAACTGGACCGCGGCGATCTCGCGTTTGGCGTCGATTTCAGGCGCGTGTACGCGACGATCCTGCGCGACTGGCTGGGCCTGCCGCCGCGCGACCTCTCGAAGGTGATCGGGACGGGCTACGCTCCGCTGCGGCTGCTGAAGGCCTGA
- the rsfS gene encoding ribosome silencing factor: MESVDWLNPDLAKPRSDTAPEAPPALAHDDAEGFAVHAARIAAGNRIENVVVLDLRGLSTLADYFVIGTGTSNRQMHAVLDDIRVFAKRVGRRHFSSADTATSTTWVLADYVDVVIHLFDDDHRDYYDLEGLWGDAKSVRWEPENTDTGNNP, encoded by the coding sequence ATGGAAAGCGTGGACTGGCTGAATCCCGACTTGGCAAAACCGCGGAGCGACACAGCGCCGGAGGCGCCCCCCGCGCTCGCGCACGACGATGCTGAGGGCTTTGCCGTCCATGCCGCCCGCATTGCGGCCGGCAACCGGATCGAGAACGTTGTGGTCCTCGATCTGCGAGGGCTGAGCACGCTGGCCGACTACTTCGTGATCGGCACCGGGACATCGAATCGCCAGATGCACGCCGTGCTCGACGACATCCGCGTGTTCGCAAAACGCGTCGGCCGCCGGCACTTTTCGTCCGCCGATACTGCCACCAGCACGACTTGGGTACTCGCCGACTACGTCGACGTCGTCATCCATCTATTCGACGATGACCACCGGGACTACTACGACCTCGAGGGGCTCTGGGGCGACGCGAAGTCAGTGCGCTGGGAGCCGGAGAACACGGACACGGGGAACAACCCCTAG
- a CDS encoding 16S rRNA (uracil(1498)-N(3))-methyltransferase, producing MAAPWFYCDDLSAQRVVLEAAESHHALHALRLRNGAEVVLFDGRGQTATGLLESAPGDSARRKGRCLVAVTLVERRAIPYPVPALTLYVAACKGARPEWLVEKATELGVAALILVDFERSVVRTGPQHVEKLHRTAIAACKQCQRAWVPDIRVGATLPRILASVAPGALAMAVPSPEAEPFLTWLHNFPLTEPHGGVLIGPEGGFSPAECELARCAEVPTVQLGAQILRVETAATLVAAVWAAWTNVRAHEKGEP from the coding sequence ATGGCGGCTCCTTGGTTTTATTGTGACGATCTCTCCGCGCAGCGGGTCGTGCTCGAGGCCGCCGAGTCACACCACGCGCTGCATGCCTTGCGGTTGCGGAATGGGGCGGAGGTGGTGCTTTTTGACGGTCGGGGACAGACGGCTACCGGCCTGCTCGAGTCGGCCCCCGGCGACTCGGCACGGCGTAAGGGGCGTTGTTTAGTTGCGGTTACCCTCGTGGAGCGGAGGGCAATCCCCTACCCCGTCCCTGCTTTGACTCTTTACGTGGCGGCTTGCAAGGGAGCCCGGCCGGAGTGGTTGGTGGAGAAGGCCACGGAGCTCGGGGTGGCTGCGCTGATCCTGGTTGACTTCGAGCGTTCCGTTGTTCGCACCGGTCCGCAACACGTCGAAAAACTACACCGGACGGCGATTGCGGCCTGCAAACAATGTCAGCGGGCGTGGGTACCGGACATCCGAGTCGGTGCAACGTTGCCCAGGATTCTCGCCTCTGTAGCACCTGGCGCCCTTGCGATGGCCGTCCCGTCACCGGAGGCAGAACCATTCTTGACTTGGTTGCACAACTTCCCGTTGACCGAGCCGCACGGCGGTGTGCTCATCGGTCCGGAAGGTGGATTCAGCCCGGCCGAGTGTGAGCTCGCGCGATGTGCAGAGGTGCCGACGGTCCAACTAGGGGCGCAAATCCTGCGTGTCGAAACGGCCGCAACGCTTGTGGCGGCAGTGTGGGCGGCCTGGACGAACGTGCGAGCGCATGAAAAAGGCGAGCCCTAA
- a CDS encoding DUF1800 domain-containing protein yields MLHPTRVILPILLAVAAAYGQGGFLQPLPRNQWDRAAATHLLARAGFGATPEQIERCYALGLEGAVDALLNYDALTYTPPPPELPSIIRQAPGRTIVTMNPEQRREAAQERIRAERIGHQEIRLWWLERMIQSPRPLEEKMTLFWHGHFTSGAREVRRAQFMLEQNELLRRHALGDFRSLLLGISRDRAMLVYLDNARNRRQQPNENYARELLELFTLGEGQYTEADVKAAARAFTGWTFDDDGFVFRRAQHDDGPKTFLGKTGRLGGEDVIDQILAHPACSRHLARKLAEFFVTPQPERELVERLAAQLRRHNYALKPVLRTLFLSRAFYAPQVRGALVKSPVELIVGTARRLGVPIERLRDAERTLAALGQELMQPPNVKGWNGGSHWINTATLHLRYNAIGNLIQGDGAGRRPARPAAHDEDLADDESPESTMAGPGMRAGGAGGRSRLTAGHQTAYDPLSVLKARNLTTPGEIVDFYCAHLLARPLSAAKRQALMDYLDQEGRFHVAAREAATQIRQMIHLLCSTPEFQMH; encoded by the coding sequence ATGCTTCATCCCACCCGTGTGATTCTGCCGATCCTGCTCGCGGTGGCCGCAGCATATGGGCAGGGCGGCTTCCTGCAACCACTCCCCCGGAACCAGTGGGACCGCGCCGCCGCCACGCATCTGCTCGCGCGGGCCGGTTTTGGAGCGACCCCCGAACAAATCGAGCGCTGCTACGCGCTGGGACTCGAAGGCGCGGTCGACGCACTGCTCAACTACGACGCACTGACTTACACGCCGCCCCCTCCGGAGCTTCCGTCGATCATCCGGCAGGCACCGGGGCGGACGATCGTAACCATGAACCCCGAGCAGCGCCGTGAAGCTGCGCAGGAACGAATCCGCGCGGAGCGCATCGGTCACCAGGAAATCCGCCTCTGGTGGTTGGAGCGCATGATTCAATCGCCCCGGCCGCTCGAAGAGAAGATGACGCTCTTCTGGCACGGTCACTTCACCAGCGGGGCGCGCGAAGTGCGCCGGGCCCAGTTCATGCTCGAACAGAACGAACTCCTGCGACGCCACGCCCTGGGGGACTTCCGCAGTCTGCTTCTTGGTATCAGTCGCGACCGGGCCATGCTCGTGTACCTCGACAATGCGCGCAACCGGCGGCAACAGCCCAACGAGAACTACGCCCGCGAACTTCTGGAGCTCTTCACCCTCGGGGAGGGGCAGTACACCGAGGCCGACGTGAAGGCCGCGGCCCGTGCTTTCACCGGCTGGACCTTCGACGACGACGGCTTCGTGTTCCGCCGCGCCCAGCACGACGACGGGCCCAAGACGTTTCTCGGCAAGACCGGCCGCCTGGGCGGCGAGGACGTCATTGACCAGATTCTGGCACACCCGGCATGCTCGCGCCACCTCGCCCGCAAGCTCGCGGAGTTCTTCGTGACGCCACAGCCCGAGCGCGAACTGGTGGAGCGACTGGCGGCCCAGCTGCGCCGCCACAACTACGCACTCAAGCCGGTGCTCCGTACGCTCTTTCTCAGCCGCGCGTTCTACGCACCCCAGGTCCGCGGTGCGCTCGTCAAGAGTCCCGTCGAACTCATCGTCGGGACCGCCCGCCGCCTCGGCGTACCCATCGAGCGCCTCCGTGATGCGGAGCGGACACTCGCAGCGCTCGGCCAGGAACTGATGCAACCACCGAACGTGAAGGGTTGGAACGGCGGCTCGCACTGGATCAACACGGCGACACTGCACCTGCGCTACAATGCGATCGGTAACCTCATCCAGGGCGACGGTGCTGGGCGCCGCCCCGCGCGGCCGGCTGCCCACGATGAGGATCTCGCCGACGATGAGAGCCCGGAAAGCACCATGGCCGGGCCCGGCATGCGTGCCGGCGGCGCGGGGGGACGCTCGCGGCTCACCGCCGGACACCAGACCGCGTACGATCCCCTTTCTGTGCTGAAGGCCCGCAACCTGACCACGCCCGGTGAAATCGTGGACTTCTATTGCGCACACCTGCTGGCCCGCCCCCTCTCAGCCGCGAAGCGCCAGGCCCTCATGGACTACCTCGATCAGGAAGGCCGCTTTCACGTCGCGGCTCGCGAGGCCGCCACCCAGATTCGCCAGATGATTCACCTGTTGTGCAGCACGCCCGAGTTCCAGATGCACTGA
- the rpsU gene encoding 30S ribosomal protein S21: protein MIRVKVRGNESVEQMVRRFKKLCEKEGLTRDIKRTSYYEKPSERRRRKTRKSMKRIAKESLLL, encoded by the coding sequence ATGATTCGGGTCAAGGTGCGCGGGAACGAGTCGGTCGAGCAGATGGTGCGCCGGTTCAAAAAGCTCTGTGAGAAAGAGGGGTTGACACGGGATATCAAGCGTACCAGCTACTACGAGAAGCCCTCGGAGCGCCGCCGCCGGAAGACCCGGAAGTCGATGAAGCGCATTGCAAAGGAAAGTCTGCTGCTCTAG
- the trxA gene encoding thioredoxin, producing the protein MAGANTLTFNQDNFEAEVLQSNVPVLVDFWATWCGPCHMLAPVIDDLATSFQGKAKIGKVDVDTAQELAAQYGISNIPTVLVFHKGEQVARIIGAKHKKEYEETLKAHLAG; encoded by the coding sequence ATGGCCGGAGCAAACACCCTCACATTCAACCAGGATAATTTTGAGGCCGAGGTACTGCAGTCCAATGTCCCGGTACTGGTCGACTTCTGGGCGACGTGGTGCGGGCCGTGTCACATGCTGGCACCCGTGATTGACGACCTCGCCACATCTTTCCAAGGTAAGGCGAAAATTGGCAAGGTCGATGTGGATACTGCGCAGGAGCTCGCCGCCCAGTACGGCATCAGCAACATTCCCACGGTTCTCGTATTCCACAAGGGTGAACAGGTCGCCCGCATCATTGGTGCCAAGCACAAGAAGGAATACGAGGAGACGCTCAAAGCCCACTTGGCCGGCTAG
- a CDS encoding sodium-translocating pyrophosphatase has translation MSGWSRPGCSTFLWFLCVGAALLWLPERGWSQAEPETVPTAPVVTTNGDIDAHAMSEELARPMIPWVWWLAPITAIVALVYARKFYLEVRAADPGDPEMIEIADAVREGAMAYLWRQYRVVAIVFVALMAILGWMAYGLGVQNEIVPFAFLTGGAFSGLCGYLGMRTATLASNRTTAAARKSLNDGLRVAFRAGAVMGLVVVGFALLDITAWFIGLYYFARALSLNDITVIMLTFGMGASTQALFARVGGGIYTKAADVGADLVGKVEAGIPEDDPRNPATIADNVGDNVGDVAGMGADLYESYAGSILATAALGVAAAAALFGHGGAGQAEAAIRFLAAPMLLAGIGILLSIAGIYLVRTEEGANMAQLMGALNRGINGSSLMIAVAGALVCWLLLGNIEVKEGEEVLYTVRWWGIWLAMVSGLFAGVIIGKATEYYTSYDYSPTKRISEQGITGPATIIIAGIAEGMKSTWAALLTIIIAIMAAFVLAGGASEFMLGLYGVGFAAVGMLATLGITLATDAYGPIADNAGGNAEMTGQRPEVRKRTDALDSLGNTTAATGKGFAIGSAALTALALLAAYIEEVRTGQLLESRAVVASEFTRPVPDEALYIGHGKFASRIGVGNEIGAFKAYMILNMDELPDKALDQMKAMKESRTRLPLGHQLGKEDGYVRLTPLPGSDAELKLVPVRQASMQQFMTFYNVTLMNPRVLCGAFAGVLLTFLFCALTMKAVGRAANRMMIECRRQFEKIRQYLRNSGKDEAFVQNPDNWPRRVDVDGQRYPNYADCVAISTAGAQREMIVPSLLAIAVPVAVGLVLGVPGVMGLLVGGLTSGFAVAIFMANAGGAWDNAKKLIETFGKLTAVEVINDPAVQERLPQNIRAELVSRAKQAVAAGFPETIIYGKGSEVHKAGVVGDTVGDPFKDTSGPSLNILIKLMSMVSVVFAGLIVKYAPQIGEWLQLG, from the coding sequence GTGTCTGGATGGTCTCGCCCTGGATGCTCAACGTTCCTGTGGTTCCTGTGTGTGGGTGCCGCGCTGTTGTGGCTGCCGGAGCGCGGCTGGTCGCAGGCGGAGCCGGAGACCGTGCCGACCGCACCAGTCGTCACGACCAATGGTGATATCGACGCGCACGCCATGTCTGAAGAGCTGGCACGCCCGATGATCCCTTGGGTGTGGTGGCTGGCGCCGATTACGGCGATCGTGGCGCTTGTCTACGCGCGCAAGTTCTACCTTGAAGTGCGCGCCGCGGACCCGGGCGACCCCGAGATGATCGAGATCGCGGATGCGGTGCGTGAGGGTGCGATGGCGTACCTGTGGCGACAGTACCGCGTCGTAGCCATCGTATTCGTGGCGCTGATGGCGATTCTGGGTTGGATGGCCTACGGGCTGGGTGTACAGAATGAAATCGTACCGTTTGCCTTTCTGACTGGCGGGGCTTTCAGCGGCCTGTGCGGCTACCTCGGCATGCGCACCGCGACGTTGGCGAGCAATCGCACCACCGCGGCCGCCCGGAAGAGTCTCAACGACGGCCTGCGCGTGGCCTTCCGTGCGGGGGCCGTGATGGGGCTCGTGGTGGTGGGGTTCGCGCTGCTTGACATTACAGCTTGGTTCATCGGTCTGTACTACTTCGCGCGTGCGCTCTCGCTGAACGACATCACGGTCATCATGCTGACCTTCGGCATGGGGGCCTCAACACAAGCGCTGTTTGCGCGCGTCGGTGGCGGGATTTACACCAAGGCGGCCGACGTCGGCGCGGACCTGGTCGGCAAGGTCGAGGCGGGGATCCCGGAGGACGATCCGCGCAACCCGGCCACCATCGCGGACAACGTTGGCGACAACGTCGGCGACGTGGCCGGCATGGGCGCGGATTTGTACGAGTCGTATGCGGGTTCGATCCTTGCCACGGCAGCGCTCGGCGTGGCGGCCGCCGCCGCGCTCTTTGGACATGGCGGCGCGGGTCAGGCGGAGGCGGCGATCCGCTTTCTGGCTGCACCGATGCTGCTGGCGGGAATCGGCATCCTGCTGTCCATCGCGGGGATCTACCTCGTGCGGACGGAGGAAGGCGCGAACATGGCCCAACTCATGGGCGCGCTCAATCGCGGCATCAACGGCAGCAGTCTGATGATCGCGGTGGCCGGCGCGCTGGTGTGCTGGCTGCTGCTGGGCAACATCGAAGTCAAAGAAGGCGAAGAAGTACTCTACACGGTCCGATGGTGGGGCATCTGGTTGGCGATGGTGAGCGGCCTGTTTGCGGGCGTGATCATCGGCAAGGCCACGGAATACTACACCAGCTACGACTACAGCCCGACGAAGCGGATCAGCGAGCAAGGCATCACCGGCCCGGCCACGATCATCATTGCGGGCATCGCCGAGGGCATGAAGAGCACCTGGGCGGCGCTGCTGACCATCATCATTGCGATCATGGCGGCGTTCGTCCTCGCCGGGGGTGCCAGTGAATTCATGCTCGGGCTCTACGGTGTCGGCTTTGCGGCAGTCGGAATGCTCGCAACACTCGGCATCACTCTGGCGACAGATGCGTACGGACCGATTGCGGACAACGCCGGTGGGAACGCGGAGATGACGGGCCAGCGGCCCGAAGTCCGGAAGCGGACGGATGCGCTCGACTCGCTCGGCAACACCACCGCGGCAACCGGCAAGGGTTTCGCGATCGGCTCGGCGGCCTTGACGGCGCTGGCGTTGCTGGCCGCGTACATTGAGGAGGTGCGCACGGGGCAATTGCTCGAGTCGCGGGCGGTCGTGGCGAGCGAATTCACACGGCCGGTGCCCGACGAGGCCCTCTACATCGGGCACGGCAAGTTCGCGAGCCGGATCGGCGTCGGCAATGAGATCGGCGCGTTCAAGGCGTACATGATCCTGAACATGGACGAACTGCCCGACAAGGCCCTGGACCAGATGAAAGCGATGAAGGAGAGCCGGACACGGCTCCCGCTTGGCCACCAACTCGGTAAAGAGGACGGCTACGTGCGACTCACGCCGTTGCCGGGTAGCGATGCGGAACTGAAGCTCGTACCGGTGCGGCAGGCGTCCATGCAGCAGTTCATGACTTTCTACAACGTGACGCTGATGAATCCGCGCGTGCTGTGCGGCGCCTTCGCCGGTGTGCTGCTGACTTTCCTGTTCTGCGCCCTCACGATGAAGGCGGTGGGCCGCGCAGCCAACCGGATGATGATCGAGTGTCGGCGACAGTTCGAGAAGATCCGCCAGTACCTGCGGAACAGCGGCAAGGACGAGGCCTTCGTGCAGAATCCGGACAACTGGCCACGACGCGTGGACGTCGATGGGCAGCGGTATCCGAACTACGCGGACTGCGTGGCCATTTCAACGGCAGGGGCGCAGCGCGAGATGATCGTGCCGTCGCTGCTGGCGATCGCGGTACCGGTGGCGGTTGGACTGGTGCTGGGCGTGCCGGGTGTGATGGGCCTGCTGGTCGGCGGCCTGACGAGCGGCTTCGCGGTCGCAATCTTCATGGCCAACGCCGGTGGTGCTTGGGACAACGCGAAAAAGTTGATCGAAACTTTCGGCAAACTGACGGCCGTGGAGGTCATCAATGACCCGGCGGTGCAGGAGCGGCTGCCGCAGAACATCCGGGCGGAACTGGTGAGCCGGGCGAAGCAGGCGGTGGCCGCGGGCTTCCCGGAAACGATCATCTACGGCAAGGGCAGTGAGGTGCACAAGGCCGGCGTTGTGGGTGATACCGTCGGCGATCCGTTCAAGGACACTTCGGGACCGAGTCTGAACATCCTCATCAAGCTGATGAGCATGGTGTCGGTCGTATTCGCAGGCCTGATCGTGAAATACGCGCCGCAGATCGGCGAGTGGCTGCAACTCGGGTAG
- a CDS encoding cation transporter produces MNAHAREDPNGAQPAVEPWPPPLGATPRTPDQLRRRAVLLCVLTTTVVAVVELTVGWWFGLLSVFAEGLHTAADLADSLVALVLVSLAARPPDRCHPFGHGKYDSLAGIIEGFCVMGSGLWAGVMAARALLGIAVWEANPSWVALVAMGAASVAYWFVSGFVLRIAVRTGSPAVYAEGVHLRTHVYVTGGVLAALIVSASARALGWYAAPLIDPLAALLLGLVLIGIGARVVHKGYRQMLDASVPPADHDRIVACLSEFRHEFVEVHALRTRQAGIDRHVDIHLVVRPGATVEAAHDLAHRIENRIVTTLPGTRFLVHVEPATAELLRGYEERGGTGVIIEATTGQPAPEASHHRYPDAHGS; encoded by the coding sequence GTGAACGCGCATGCCCGCGAAGATCCGAACGGCGCCCAACCCGCTGTCGAACCGTGGCCACCTCCCCTGGGCGCAACCCCACGGACCCCCGACCAGTTGCGCCGCCGGGCCGTCCTCCTCTGCGTGCTGACAACCACGGTGGTGGCCGTGGTTGAACTCACCGTGGGTTGGTGGTTCGGCTTGCTGAGTGTCTTTGCCGAGGGTCTCCACACGGCCGCCGATCTCGCGGATTCGTTGGTGGCGCTGGTACTGGTCTCCCTGGCCGCCCGCCCGCCCGACCGCTGTCACCCCTTCGGCCATGGCAAGTATGACAGTCTCGCCGGCATCATCGAAGGCTTCTGTGTCATGGGGAGCGGTCTCTGGGCGGGGGTCATGGCGGCGCGGGCCCTGCTGGGCATCGCCGTCTGGGAAGCCAACCCGTCGTGGGTCGCACTGGTGGCGATGGGCGCCGCGAGCGTCGCCTACTGGTTTGTCTCGGGCTTCGTACTGAGGATTGCCGTCCGGACCGGCTCCCCGGCCGTGTATGCCGAGGGTGTCCATCTACGCACACACGTGTATGTCACCGGTGGGGTGCTGGCGGCATTAATCGTATCGGCGAGCGCCCGAGCGCTGGGTTGGTACGCGGCGCCTCTGATCGACCCCCTCGCGGCCCTGTTGCTCGGGCTGGTGCTGATCGGCATCGGTGCGCGGGTCGTCCACAAGGGCTACCGCCAGATGCTCGACGCTTCGGTTCCGCCCGCGGACCATGACCGTATTGTCGCGTGTCTGAGTGAGTTCCGGCACGAGTTTGTTGAGGTGCATGCGCTGCGCACGCGCCAAGCGGGTATAGATCGTCATGTGGACATCCACCTGGTCGTGCGGCCGGGTGCAACCGTTGAGGCGGCCCACGATCTGGCACACCGCATCGAGAACCGGATTGTCACCACCTTGCCGGGTACCCGCTTCCTCGTGCATGTTGAACCCGCTACGGCGGAGCTGCTGCGCGGCTACGAAGAGCGTGGCGGCACCGGCGTCATCATCGAGGCGACAACCGGACAACCCGCGCCGGAGGCCAGCCATCACCGCTACCCCGACGCCCACGGCTCGTAA
- the kdsA gene encoding 3-deoxy-8-phosphooctulonate synthase, whose protein sequence is MSNPTTALVGEHRVGPGQPLLLIAGPCVLESEDHALWLGSQIAAIAQRLGLPYVFKASFDKANRSSVHSFRGPGLDEGLRILGRVRAELGVPVLSDIHEPHQAGPAGEVLDVLQVPAFLCRQTDLLLACGRAGRCVNVKKGQFLAPEKMSLAAEKVRETGNPNVLLTDRGTFFGYERLVNDFTGLSVMRAMAPVVFDATHSVQYPGGIGAVTGGRREFIPLLARAAVAVGIDGLFMEVHEDPDHAKSDAATVWPLQELETLLGDLLRIHSVLS, encoded by the coding sequence ATGTCCAACCCAACCACCGCTCTCGTCGGCGAACACCGTGTCGGCCCAGGTCAACCCCTGTTGCTGATCGCCGGCCCCTGCGTCCTCGAATCTGAGGACCACGCCCTGTGGCTTGGCAGTCAGATCGCAGCGATCGCGCAGCGCCTTGGGCTTCCCTACGTCTTCAAGGCCAGCTTCGACAAGGCCAACCGGTCCAGCGTGCATTCATTCCGCGGCCCCGGCCTCGACGAAGGCCTGCGGATTCTGGGGCGCGTGCGGGCCGAACTCGGTGTGCCGGTGCTCTCCGACATCCACGAACCCCACCAGGCCGGCCCCGCAGGCGAGGTGCTTGACGTCCTGCAGGTCCCCGCATTTCTCTGCCGCCAGACAGACCTCCTGCTGGCGTGTGGCCGCGCGGGCCGCTGTGTGAACGTGAAGAAGGGGCAGTTCCTCGCGCCGGAGAAGATGTCCCTGGCGGCTGAGAAGGTCCGTGAAACCGGCAACCCGAACGTGCTCCTGACCGACCGTGGCACGTTTTTCGGCTACGAGCGACTGGTCAATGATTTTACGGGACTCAGTGTGATGCGCGCCATGGCCCCCGTGGTATTCGATGCCACCCACTCGGTGCAATATCCAGGCGGCATTGGTGCTGTCACAGGGGGCCGACGCGAGTTTATCCCCCTCCTGGCGCGGGCGGCCGTGGCTGTGGGCATCGATGGGCTGTTCATGGAAGTGCACGAGGATCCGGACCACGCCAAAAGCGACGCGGCTACGGTATGGCCGCTCCAGGAACTCGAGACGTTGCTCGGGGACCTTCTGCGTATCCACAGCGTACTGAGCTGA